A genomic window from Diceros bicornis minor isolate mBicDic1 chromosome 35, mDicBic1.mat.cur, whole genome shotgun sequence includes:
- the ACADS gene encoding short-chain specific acyl-CoA dehydrogenase, mitochondrial isoform X2 — MRIKSQALRPWDWRRLHTVYQSVDLPETHQMLRQTCRDFAEKELVPIAAQVDREHLFPAAQVKKMGELGLLAMDVPEELSGAGLDYLAYAIAVEEISRGCASTGVIMSVNNSLYLGPILKFGSKEQKQQWVTPFTSGDKIGCFALSEPGNGSDAGAASTTARAEGDSWVLNGTKAWITNSWEASATVVFASTDRSLQNKGISAFLVPMPTPGLTLGKKEDKLGIRASSTANLIFEDCCIPKENLLGELGMGFKIAMQTLDMGRIGIASQALGIAQAALDCAVNYAESRRAFGAPLTKLQGIQFKLADMALALESARLLTWRAAMLKDNKKPFIKEAAMAKLAASEAATAISHQAIQILGGMGYVTQMPAERHYRDARITEIYEGTSEIQRLVIAGHLLKSYRS, encoded by the exons ATGAGGatcaaatcacagg CTCTCCGTCCTTGGGACTGGCGTAGGTTACATACTGTGTACCAGTCTGTAGATCTGCCCGAGACACACCAGATGCTGCGTCAGACGTGCCGGGACTTTGCGGAGAAGGAGCTGGTTCCCATCGCGGCCCAGGTGGACAGGGAACATCTCTTCCCAGCAGCTCAG GTGAAGAAGATGGGCGAGCTTGGGCTTCTGGCCATGGACGTGCCCGAGGAGTTAAGTGGGGCCGGCCTCGACTATCTGGCCTACGCCATCGCCGTGGAGGAGATCAGCCGGGGCTGTGCCTCCACTGGGGTCATCATGAGTGTCAACAAC TCGCTTTACTTGGGGCCTATCCTAAAGTTTGGCTCCAAGGAGCAGAAGCAGCAGTGGGTCACTCCGTTCACCAGTGGCGACAAGATTGGCTGCTTTGCCCTCAGTGAACCAG GGAATGGCAGCGACGCGGGAGCCGCCTCCACCACTGCCCGGGCGGAGGGCGACTCGTGGGTCCTGAATGGCACCAAAGCCTGGATCACCAATTCCTGGGAGGCCTCAGCCACCGTGGTCTTTGCCAGCACAGACAGATCCTTGCAAAACAAG GGCATCAGTGCCTTCCTGGTTCCCATGCCGACACCTGGGCTCACGCTGGGGAAGAAGGAAGACAAGCTGGGCATCCGGGCCTCATCCACCGCCAACCTCATCTTTGAGGACTGTTGCATCCCCAAGGAAAACCTGCTGGGGGAGCTGGGGATGGGCTTCAAGATAGCCATG CAAACCCTGGACATGGGCCGCATTGGCATCGCCTCCCAGGCTCTGGGCATCGCCCAGGCCGCCCTCGATTGTGCTGTGAACTACGCTGAGAGTCGCAGGGCCTTTGGCGCCCCCCTCACCAAGCTCCAGGGCATCCAG TTCAAGTTGGCGGACATGGCCCTGGCCCTGGAGAGTGCCCGGCTGCTGACGTGGCGCGCTGCCATGTTGAAGGATAATAAGAAGCCTTTCATCAAG GAGGCAGCGATGGCCAAGCTGGCTGCATCGGAGGCTGCAACGGCCATCAGCCACCAG GCCATCCAGATCCTAGGTGGCATGGGCTACGTGACACAGATGCCGGCCGAGCGGCACTACCGCGACGCCCGCATCACCGAGATTTACGAAGGCACCAGCGAGATCCAGAGGCTGGTGATCGCCGGGCACCTGCTCAAGAGCTACCGGAGCTGA
- the ACADS gene encoding short-chain specific acyl-CoA dehydrogenase, mitochondrial isoform X1 has protein sequence MAAALLARACGPIRGALRPWDWRRLHTVYQSVDLPETHQMLRQTCRDFAEKELVPIAAQVDREHLFPAAQVKKMGELGLLAMDVPEELSGAGLDYLAYAIAVEEISRGCASTGVIMSVNNSLYLGPILKFGSKEQKQQWVTPFTSGDKIGCFALSEPGNGSDAGAASTTARAEGDSWVLNGTKAWITNSWEASATVVFASTDRSLQNKGISAFLVPMPTPGLTLGKKEDKLGIRASSTANLIFEDCCIPKENLLGELGMGFKIAMQTLDMGRIGIASQALGIAQAALDCAVNYAESRRAFGAPLTKLQGIQFKLADMALALESARLLTWRAAMLKDNKKPFIKEAAMAKLAASEAATAISHQAIQILGGMGYVTQMPAERHYRDARITEIYEGTSEIQRLVIAGHLLKSYRS, from the exons ATGGCCGCCGCGCTGCTCGCCCGGGCCTGCGGCCCCATCCGCGGAG CTCTCCGTCCTTGGGACTGGCGTAGGTTACATACTGTGTACCAGTCTGTAGATCTGCCCGAGACACACCAGATGCTGCGTCAGACGTGCCGGGACTTTGCGGAGAAGGAGCTGGTTCCCATCGCGGCCCAGGTGGACAGGGAACATCTCTTCCCAGCAGCTCAG GTGAAGAAGATGGGCGAGCTTGGGCTTCTGGCCATGGACGTGCCCGAGGAGTTAAGTGGGGCCGGCCTCGACTATCTGGCCTACGCCATCGCCGTGGAGGAGATCAGCCGGGGCTGTGCCTCCACTGGGGTCATCATGAGTGTCAACAAC TCGCTTTACTTGGGGCCTATCCTAAAGTTTGGCTCCAAGGAGCAGAAGCAGCAGTGGGTCACTCCGTTCACCAGTGGCGACAAGATTGGCTGCTTTGCCCTCAGTGAACCAG GGAATGGCAGCGACGCGGGAGCCGCCTCCACCACTGCCCGGGCGGAGGGCGACTCGTGGGTCCTGAATGGCACCAAAGCCTGGATCACCAATTCCTGGGAGGCCTCAGCCACCGTGGTCTTTGCCAGCACAGACAGATCCTTGCAAAACAAG GGCATCAGTGCCTTCCTGGTTCCCATGCCGACACCTGGGCTCACGCTGGGGAAGAAGGAAGACAAGCTGGGCATCCGGGCCTCATCCACCGCCAACCTCATCTTTGAGGACTGTTGCATCCCCAAGGAAAACCTGCTGGGGGAGCTGGGGATGGGCTTCAAGATAGCCATG CAAACCCTGGACATGGGCCGCATTGGCATCGCCTCCCAGGCTCTGGGCATCGCCCAGGCCGCCCTCGATTGTGCTGTGAACTACGCTGAGAGTCGCAGGGCCTTTGGCGCCCCCCTCACCAAGCTCCAGGGCATCCAG TTCAAGTTGGCGGACATGGCCCTGGCCCTGGAGAGTGCCCGGCTGCTGACGTGGCGCGCTGCCATGTTGAAGGATAATAAGAAGCCTTTCATCAAG GAGGCAGCGATGGCCAAGCTGGCTGCATCGGAGGCTGCAACGGCCATCAGCCACCAG GCCATCCAGATCCTAGGTGGCATGGGCTACGTGACACAGATGCCGGCCGAGCGGCACTACCGCGACGCCCGCATCACCGAGATTTACGAAGGCACCAGCGAGATCCAGAGGCTGGTGATCGCCGGGCACCTGCTCAAGAGCTACCGGAGCTGA